ACCAACGGCTTCTCCGAACTGATCGGCGAGGTCTTCGGCGAAGCGGGCAAGCACGCCCGCAGCGCCTTCGGGGTGGCACAGGTCCCGCTGGGTGCCTGCGTCGAGATCGAGCTGATCGCCGAGGTGGCCTGAGGCCATGGCGCTGATCGCTCTGCCCTCCCGCCCCCTGCTGGCCGGCCTGGGCGCCGCGTGCGCGTTGTCCGTCGGATTTGCCCTCTACGCGCAGCACCAGTGGGGCATGGAGCCCTGCCCCTGGTGCATCCTGCAGCGCATCCTGTTCGTCGCGGTGGCGGTGTTGAGCCTGGTCGGCGCAGCGCTCCCGGCCGGCTGGCCACGCCGTGCGCCGGCGCTGGGGGGCGTGCTGCTGTCCGCATCCGGCATGGCGGCCGCACTGTGGCAACACTTCGTCGCCGCCCGCACCAACTCGTGCGCCCTCACCCTGGCCGACAAAATCATCAGCGGGCTGGGCCTCGACACCCGCTGGCCCGAGGTCTTCGAAGTGCGCGCATCGTGTGCCGACGCCGCGGTGAACCTGATTGGCGTGCCCTTCGAGTTCTGGAGCCTGGCGCTGTTCGCCATCGCCGGTCTGGTGCTGCTGACGGTGGCCGTCACGCCTGCACGCCGTGCTTGATCAGGATCCTGCCTTCCCCACCGCGCTCGTCGATTTCCCCCTGCCCGACGGCCCGGGCCGTGCGCGCTGGCGCTTCGACCGCCCGACACAATGGCTGGTGGCCCATGACCCCAGCCAGGTCGCCAGCCTGCTGGACGCGGCGCACGCGCTCGCCCAGGCCGGGCAATGGTGCGTGGGTTGGGTGGCCTACGAGGCCGCACCCGGCCTGAACCCGCACCTGCCGGTCAAGGCCCTGCCCCCCGGGCAACCCTACGCCATCTGGGCCGTCTTCGACAAAGCCGAAGCCTGGGATGGCAGCCCGCTGGCCGCACCCGAGCCCCCCTGGTCTGCCAGCGAATGGGCCGCCGAACTGGACGAAGCCGCCGTACTGGGCCGCGTCGAAACCATTCGCGAGTTGATCCGCGCGGGCGAGGTCTACCAGATCAACCTCACCGCCCGCCTGCGCAGCCCCTTTGAAGGCGGCTCCGAAGGCATGTGGCCGTACTTTCGCGCGCTGCAGCGCAGCCAGCCCGAGGGCTACACGCTGATGCTGGACGCGCGGGCGGCCTGCCGTGCGCCGGGCGCCGTGCTGAGCGTCTCGCCCGAATTGTTCTTCGACTGGGACGGCGAGACCCTGGTGACCCGGCCGATGAAGGGCACGGCCGCGCGGCAGCCCGAGGCGCAGGCCGATGCACGCGCCGCCGACAACCTGCGCAGCAGCGACAAGGAACGCGCCGAGAACCTGATGATCGTCGACCTGCTGCGCAACGACCTGTCGCGCGTGGCCGAGGTCGGGTCGGTGCGCGTGCCCTCGCTGTTCGACCTGCACGCCCTGCCAACGGTCTGGCAGATGACGTCCACCGTCACCGCGCGCAGCCGGGCGGGCCTTCGCCTGAGCGAAGCGTTTGCGGCCCTGTTCCCGTGCGGCTCGGTCACCGGGGCCCCCAAGCGGCAGGCCATGCACCACATTGCCCGGCTCGAGCGCAGTGCCCGCGGCGTGTACTGTGGTGCCGTTGGCCTGATGCAGCCCGGCGGGCGGGTCACGTTCAATGTGCCCATCCGCACCGTGTGCCTGCACACGCCCCCACCGCCCGCGCCCTGGCGTGCCGAGTGCGGCATCGGCAGCGGCATCACGCTGGACGCCACCGGCCCCGGCGAGGTGCTTGAATGGCAGGCCAAACGTGGCTTTCTGTACCGCGCGGCACAGCCCTTCCAGCTGATCGAATCCCTGCGTCTCGAGGACGGACGACTGTGTCGGGTGGACCGCCACCTTGCGCGCCTGGCGGGCAGTGCCACGCATTTCGGCTGGCCTGCGCTGACCCCGGCGCAACGCCATGATCTGGATCACGCCCTGCGCCAGATTGCGCTTGCCCACCCCACTGGTGTGCACAAGGTCAGGCTGCTGCTGGGCCCCGACGGCCGCTTCAGCGTGGAAGCGGCTGCCCTTTCCGGTCCGGGCACACCCGGCGTCGAACCGGCATCCGTGCGCGTGGCGCTGGCCCGCACACCCATGCCCCCGGCGGACGACTTCATCCGTCACAAGACCACCCGACGCCAGGCCTACGCCGGCTTTGTGCCGCCGCCCGGTTGCTTCGACACCCTGCTGCACAACGAGGCGGGCCTGCTCACCGAATTCACGATCGGCAACCTCGCCCTGAAGCTGGGCGGAACCTGGTGCACCCCGCCGCTCGAGGCAGGCCTGCTGCCCGGCGTGATGCGCGCTGCGGCACTGGCCAGCGGCGAACTGCAGGAGCACCCGCTCCACCGCACCGACCTGCTGAAAGCAGGCGACGCAGCATTGCTCAACAGCGTGCGCGGGTGGGTTCCCGTCGACCTGACGGACCTCCAGCAGCAAGCCCGCCTGGCCGGCTGGGCTGCGCCAGCCTGACGCGAAAAGTCCCCCGCCGTGCCAAAAGCGCTGTACACGGGCGGGCATTCTTCACACAATAAATACCGATTGGTCACTTTATGACTTATCAGTAAATCCACCCTTCTCAGGAGCCCTTCATGCGTCACGCCCTCCGCTCGATCACGGTCCGCCTCGGTCTCGCCACCCTGCTGGCCGCCGCCGCTGTCGCGCCCGCCTCGGCGTCCACCTCCGTGCTGCAGCGCTACTTGCAATGCAAGCACACCACGTTGACGGAGTTCCCCGGCACCATCGTGGATGCGGCCGTCGCCACGCCCGAACTCAGCACGCTGGTCAACCTGGTTCAGGCCGCCAACCTCGTGGGCCCGCTGAGCGGCAAGGGCCCGCTGACGGTGTTCGCACCCACCAACGCCGCCTTCGGCAAGGTGCCGCCGGCGCTGCTCAACCTGATCGGCAGCGATGTCGGCCTCCTCACCAGCGTGCTGACCTACCACGTCACCCCGGGCACCGCAGACCCGCGCCGCAGCCTGCTGTCTAGCCAGGTCACCACGCTGCAGGGTCAGAGCCTGTTCCTGGTCTACGACGGCAACGGCGCCTCGGTGAACCAGTCGGTGGCGGCCTGCAAGGGCGTCAAGACCACGAACGGCACGGTGTGGATCATCGACAGCGTGCTGCTGCCCCAGTTCCGCTGACACCATCCGGCCAGGGCAGCATGACCCGCATCACACCGGGTTCACGCTTCCCTGGCAGACTTCGGGTCCTCGAATTGAAGGACCCACTCCATGCGACTGCTCCACACCATGCTGCGCGTCGGCGATCTGCAGCGATCGATCGACTTCTACACCCAGGCCCTGGGCATGACGCTGCTGCGGACCACCGATCGGCCTGAACAGCAGTACACGCTGGCCTTCCTGGGCTACGGGCGCAACCCCGAGCACGCCGAGATCGAGCTGACTTACAACTACGGCGTGAGCCAGTACGAACTGGGCACAGCCTATGGCCACATCGCCATCGGTGTGGACAACGCCGCCGCGGTCTGCGACGCTGTGCGCGCCAAGACGGCCACGCTGGGTGGCGCGGTCACGCGCGAAGCGGGCCCCATCAAGGGCGGCACCACCGTGATCGCGTTCATCACCGATCCCGATGGCTACAAGGTAGAGCTCATCGAGCGCCCCGAGGCGGCCAACGAGCTCAACGCCTGAGCCAGGCCCCTTTCACGGCAGGCGGAAGTTGCCGACCGCGTGGGCCAGCGCCTCGGCCTGGTGCTTGAGGGCCCGGGCGGCCGCCGCGGTCTGCTCCACCAGCGCTGCGTTCTCCTGCGTGACGCGGTCCAGGTCCTGAACCGCGCGCCCGACCTGCGCCACGCCCGCGCTCTGCTCGCGTGAGGCGGTCGCGATGTCGGACAGCAAGCCGTTCATGCGCTGGGCGTTGGCCACGATGTCGGCCATGGTCGTGCCCGCGCCCTGTACCACGGTCGCGCCACTGGTGACGCGGGTGACGCTGTCCTGAATCAACTGCTTGATCTCGTGAGCTGCCGTCGCGCTGCGCCGGGCCAATGCGCGCACCTCGCCGGCCACCACCGCAAAGCCGCGCCCCTGCTCGCCGGCCCTCGCGGCCTCCACCGCGGCATTCAGCGCCAGGATGTTGGTTTGGAAGGCGATCCCGTCGATCACGCCGATGATGTCGCCGATGCGAGACGAAGACTGATGGATTTCGCTCATCGTGTGCACGACGCGTTCGATCTCGGCCCCGCCGCGGGTGGCCACATCGGCATTGCCCGAGGCCATCTCGGCAGCCGTCATCGCATGGGCCGCGGTCTGCTGCACCGTGGCGGCCATCTGCTCCATCGACGAAGCCGACTCTTCCAGGTTGGCGGCCGTGCGCTCCGTGCGGGTGGACAGGTCCAGCGAGCCAGCCGCGATCTCGGAGCTCGATTCCACGATGACCTGGGCCGCTGCGCGCACCTCGCTGACGAGGCCACGCATCGCGCGCTGCATGTCGGCCATGGTGTTCATCAAGGCCGCCGCCTCGTCCTTGCCCCATGGGCGCGGTGAGGTGGTCAGGTCACCGCGCGTCATGGCAACCAGGTGGTGACGGACCTCGTCCATGCCGCCCCGCGTGACGCGGTAGAAGCAATACAGCAGGTAGGCCGCCAGCACGACGCACACGGTGGTCAGCACACTGACCGCCCACACCCCGCGCTGAAGATCGCGCTCGCGCTCCGCCAGCAGGCCATCGAGCGCGGGCAGCCCCGCATGGAACAACCGAAAGCCCGCCTGGACAGCGGCGTTGCCTGCCCGATTCACCCCGTTCACATCCGGCGGCAGCGGCTTGCCCGCCACCCGATCGACGGCGAGTGCAACCAGCGAAGCAACCGGCTCTCGGAGGGCCTCCACGGGCAAGGCGGCGCTGGCCTGCGCTTCGCTGGACTTGCGCAGCGAGGTTTCGATCTGCGCCATGCGACGCAGCAGGGTCTGCGCGTCGCGGTCCATCTCGGCCACCGCTTCGGGCTGGGCCCCGCCCCGCTTGACGGCCGTCACGAGCCGCCCGCGCAGGCGCCCCGCCGTGGCGGCCAGATCCGGTGCGGCAATCATCACCGCGTCCATCATGTAATAGCTCGCGATCTCCGGGTCGAGCGCCAGATTCGACTGGTCCACCACCGCATCCAGCATCGCGAACTGCTGCTGCAGGGCCAGGTTGAAGGCTTCGAAGATCGCCTCTGCATCGGACAGCGGCATCGCTTCAGCACGGGTCAGCGCATCGGTCAGGGGCTTCCAGCGTGATGTCACGCCCAGCAAGGCGCCATGCGCCGCGTGCTGGGCCGACAAGGCCTCCAGCGCCTTGCGTACCGCCATCCGGGCGGGTTCCAGGGCGGCGGCTGACTCACCCCGCGCAGCGGCGCGCGCCTGCTGTCGCAACGTCGTGGTCGACTCCACCAATGTCAGCAAAGGACCCGCGTACGCCACGCCCGCCCGCTCGGCTTCCACAAACCGCAGATCCAGATGGTGCGACCACTGGTAGGAAGCGCCCAGCACCACCAGCGGCACCAGGAAGGCCGCCGAAATGATCAGCGCCTTGGCCCGGAAACCGAGGCTGCGGAACAGCCTGACGCCGGGCGCCCAGATGCCGTGGTACTGGAAGAATCCGCGCACGGGGTGCGCGCGTGGCGTGCGAACCTCGGTGGCATCCTGAACGCGGTCGCGCGACCAGGGCACCGGGGCATGGGGGGACATCGTGCTCATCAGGGCTCCTTGGGAAAACCTTCCTGCCGGATGAGGCGGAGCCAGCCTCGATCGGGGTTGCTGTGACGGAATGCCGACATTCCATCACTGCCCGGGTTCTTCCCAAATCCTGAAAAAGCCGTGCTTTTTACCGGACTAATGTGCACCTTGAACGTGCACGCCGGCAAGGTGCATCAATACCGTGCGGCCGGGATGCGGGGCGTGTCCACCCGCACGTCGCCGCACTGGGCACGGTGGCGCAGCGCGTGATCGATCAGAACCAGGGCCAGCATCGCTTCGGCAATCGGCGTGGCACGGATGCCCACGCACGGGTCATGGCGCCCGAAGGTCTCCACCGTGGCAGCCTGCCCCGCCAGATCGATCGACTGGCGCGGCGTGCGGATCGAGCTGGTTGGCTTGATGGCGATGGCCACGCGGAGATCCTGGCCGGTCGAAATGCCACCCAGCACGCCGCCGGCGTGGTTCGAGCCGAAGCCCTCGGCGTACAGCTCGTCGCCATGCACCGAACCGCGCTGGCTGACGCTCTCGAATCCCGCACCGATCTCGACACCCTTGACCGCATTGATGCCCATCATCGCGTAGGCAATGTCGGCATCGAGCTTGTCGAACAACGGCTCGCCCAGGCCCACCGGCATGCCGGACGCCTCGACGATCAGCTTCGCGCCGCAGGAATCGCCTGCCTTGCGCAGTTCGTCCATGTAGGCCTCGAGCTGCTCGATCTGGCTCGCGTTGGCCGCAAAGAACGGGTTGTTCGGCACGTGCGCCCAGTCCTCGAACGCGATCGGCAGCTCTCCCAGCTGCGTCATGCAGCCGCGGATCTCGGTGCCGAACTGCTCGCGCAGCCACTTCTTGGCCACCGCCCCCGCCGCCACCATCGGGGCCGTCAGCCGGGCCGACGAGCGACCGCCGCCGCGCGGATCGCGGATGCCGTACTTGTGCCAGTAGGTGTAGTCGGCGTGACCGGGGCGGAAGGTCTGCAGGATGTTGCCGTAGTCCTTGCTGCGCTGGTCGGTGTTGCGGATCAGCAGCGCAATCGGGGCGCCCGTGGTGCGCCCTTCGTAGACGCCACTGAGGATCTCGACGGCATCGGGCTCATTGCGCTGCGTGACATGGCGCGAGGTCCCAGGGCGACGGCGGTCGAGGTCGGGCTGGATGTCCGCTTCGGACAGAGCCATCCCCGGCGGGCAGCCGTCGATGACGCAACCGATGGCCGGGCCATGCGATTCGCCGAAGTTCGTGACCGTGAACAAGAGACCGAAGGTGCTGCCAGCCATTGCGCCAACCAGAGTGAGGAAACCGGAAAACCTGCATTGTCGCCGATCGCATGGCGACACGCGCAAACGCGAACGCCCGGCGCGGGCCGGGCGTGAGGCGGAAAACGGCGCGCCCGCCGCTTCAACGCGGGCGGATCAGAGCAGCGCCGGGCGCTCTGCCGCGCCCTCTTCTTCCACCGGCCAGTCGCGGATGTAGGCCTTGAGCATGCGGTTCTCGAAGTCCTGCCCGTCCACCACGGCCTTGGCCACGTCGTAGAACGAGATCACACCCATCAGGGTCTTCTGTGTCATCACGGGCATGTAGCGAGCATGGCGGTTCAGCATCATGCGGCGCACCTCGTCGATCTCGGTGTCCGGCGTGCAGGTCAGCGGATGGTCGTCCATCACCGAGCGCACCAGCAGCGTGCCGAAGCTCCCGCCATTGCGGACGGTGCCCTGGATCACCTCACGGAAGGTCAACATGCCGACCAGATCCCCGTGCTCCATCACCACCAGCGAACCGATATCACGTTCTGCCATCGTGGAGGCGGCTTCACTCAGAGGTTGATCCGGCTGCACGGTGAACAGGGTGCTGCCCTTGACGCGCAGGATGTCGCTGACTTTCATGGGGGCCTCTCCTTGGAGCAGGTTGAACAAAGCGGGGCCAGACCCCTGATGTCGTTGAATATAGCCGCTTGGCCCAGGGTGGCCAAGGGGGTTTCACGGTAACGCCACGGTCATCGGATGTGCTGGGATCAGGCCGGCAGCGCGTCAGCCACCATGATGGCGTCGAGCCGGGCCGCATGCCAGAACCCGATCGTGAACCCATCGGGCCGCAGCAGCAAGGCGCCCAGCAAGGGGTTCAGCGGCGTCGTGGTCGGGTCGCACAGCAGGGTGTAGCGTCCCCCCGTGTCGTCCTCGTCGGCCAGCCGGCCTACCCAGTCCAGCGTCACCAGCAGATCCAGCACGGGTTCGGTCTGGAGCGGGTCGGTCCGCAATTGCTCTGCCACGGCCTCGGCCGTCAGCCCACGGGCCTGGGTGCATCGCGCGGCCCGCAGCGCGGCCAGCACGGCCAGGGCCAGGGCGAACCGCTGCCCTGGCGTGTCGGGCCACCGCTTGGCCTGAGAGAGCAGACTGGGCATGTAGGCCGCCACCACCGCCCCCATCAGCACGATGAGCCAGCTGAGGTAGATCCAGATCAGGAAGATGGGCATGGCCGCGAATGCGCCATAGACCGTCGAATACACCGGCACCTGCGCGAGGTAGAAGGCCAGCGCCTTTTGCGCCAACTCGAGACCCACGGAGGCAAAGAGCGCGCCGCTCCAGGCATGGGACCAGCGCACGAAGGTATTCGGCACGAAGCGGTACAGCGCGGCAAAGCCAGCGGTCTGCAGCAGGAAGACGATGCCCGTCAGCATCAGGCTCAGGCCGCCCGGCAGGTCAGCCACCAGCCCGCGAGACGCCGACAGCACGTAGGAGGTCACGGACAGGCTGACGGCGGCCACCAGCGGCCCGAGCGTCAGCGCCGCCCAGTACACCAGCACCCGCTGCGCGATGGGCCGGGGGCGCCGCACACGCCAGATGCCGTTGAGCGTGTGGTCGATGGTCAGCATCAGCGCCATCGCCGTGAAGCCCAGCGCCACCAGGCCCAGGCCCCCGAGCTGGCTCGCCTTGGCCGCGAACTTGGTCAGCGTCAGCAACACCGGTTTGGCGATCATGTCGGGCACCAGCCCGGCCAGCACCTGCTGCTCCAGCACCTTGCGGAACCGCGCAAACACCGGAAACGCGCTGAACAGGGCCAGCATCACCGTGAACAAGGGCACCAGCGCGATCGTGGTCGTGAAGGTCAGGCTGCCGGCGGTGAGCCCCAGGCGATCCTCGCGAAACCGGTGGCGCAGGGTCTCGTAGGTCTGCCCCCAGGGCCACTGGATCAGCATCTGTACAAACCGGCGCCAGCGCGACAGGCTGGCCCGCCGGGCGGTCCGCAACACATTCATCTGGCTATGATGCCAGCCTCACGCCCCTCCCACGCTGAAAGAGCCCCGCAGTGTCCGTTCCCGATCCCCTCAACGAGCCGGTTCTCGGCCAGCACCCGCCCGAACGCCAGCGGCAGATCGAGGCGCTGCGTCGCGTCAACCTCGCCGCGCTGCTGGGTCTCATCGCACTTGGCGTGGCGTGGGAGTTGTGGCTTGCACCGCTGCAGGGCGGCAGCGGCGGCGCGCTGGCCTTGAAGGTGGTGCCGCTCACGTTCGGCATCGCCGGCCTGCTCAAGCACCGGCTCTACACCTGCCGCTGGCTGTCGTTGCTGGTGTGGCTCTACTTCACCGAGGGCGTGGTGCGTGCTGCGGGCGACACGGGCTTGTCGCAGCAACTGGCTTTTGTTGAAGTGGCCCTCAGCGTGGTGCTGTTCATCGGCTGCGCGGCTTACGTGCGCCTGCGTCTGCGCGTGCTGCCCCCGAAGGAAAAGGGCGCCCGCCGCAGCGCCGCCGACTGACCATGCCCGACACGTCTGACGCCCTGGTTGCCGCGCTGCGTCAAGCGCTGGGCGCAACGGCCGTCCTTACCTCAGAGGCGCAAGCGGACGAACACGCGCGTTATCTGAGCGACTGGCGGCAGCGCTACCACGGTCGCGCCCGGGCCATCGCCCGCCCAGCCAGCACCGAAGAGGTGGCCACGGTCGTCCGCCTGTGTGCGCAGCACGGCGTCACCATCGTGCCCCAGGGGGGCAACACCGGGCTGGTGGGCGGCGGCGTGCCCGACGCATCGGGTCTGCAGGTGGTGCTTTCGCTGAGCCGCTTGAACCGCGTGCTGGCGGTCGACGCCGCCAACCTGTCGATGACGGTTCAGGCCGGCTGCACCCTCGCGCAGGTCCAGGACGCTGCAGCGGCCGCCGGGCTTCTGTTTCCGCTCAGTCTGGCCTCTGAAGGCACCTGCACCATTGGCGGCAACCTCGCCACCAATGCCGGCGGCACCCAGGTGCTGCGTTACGGCACGGCACGCGAGCTGTGCCTGGGCCTCGAGGTGGTGACAGCACACGGCGAGGTGCTCGACGCCCTCAGCAGCCTGCGCAAGAACAACACCGGCTACGCCCTGCGTGACCTCTTCATCGGCAGCGAAGGCACGCTCGGCATCATCACGGCGGCCAGCCTGCGGCTGCATCCGCGCCCGAAGGGCCTGTGCACGGCCCTGGTGGCCTGCGCCGACATGGGCGCGGCGGTGACGTTGCTGCAGGCCGCACGCCGCGACTTGGATGCGGGGCTCACCGCATTCGAGGTCATGGAAGCGCTGCCGCTGTCGCTGGTGGCACGACACCTGCCCGACGCCGCTCACCCTATTGCGCCGTTCAACGCGGACCCCACAAGCGTGCCGCCACCGTGGCTCGTGTTGATGGAACACACCAGCAGTGTGTCGGACACCCACGCCGCAGAAAGCCTGCAGGGCTGGCTCGACGAGGTGCTCACGACCGGCCTGGCGCAGAACGCCGCGCTGGCGCACAACGAGCACCAACGCAGGGCCATGTGGGGCCTGCGTGAGAGCATCCCGCTCGCCGAAAAGACAGAAGGCCTGATGGTCAAGCACGACATCGGCATGCCCACCTCGGCCGTACCGGCCTTCGTCGAAGAGGCCGGCCGGGCCATCGCACAACGCTGGCCGGACGCGCGGGTCGTCTGCTTCGGCCACCTGGGCGACGGCAACCTGCACTACAACGTGCAGCCGCCTGCCTTGGCGCGCAGCGGCCCTGCCCTCGCGATCTTTGAGGGCGAGGTCAACGCCCTGGTGTTCGGGCTGGTGATGGCGCGGGGCGGCACACTGTCGGCCGAACACGGCATCGGCGCGCTTCGCCGTGATGAACTGGCACGCCGCGCCGACCCAGTGGCGCTCGCCACCATGAAGGCCCTCAAGCAAACCCTCGACCCGACCGGTCTTCTGAATCCCGGCCGGGTGATCTGAGGGCCTGCAGCAGGCCCGGAGGCTCAGGCGCGACGAAGTGCGCGCACCGCGCCGATCACACCAAGACCCGCCAGCATCAAGGCAACCGATTCGGGCTCCGGCACCGCAGAAACCGTCAGCGAGAACTGCTGCCCCACCTTCAGGCCGTTGAGCTGAAGCGTCCAGTCGGCGGTGCCGGCATTGCCGAACACGTCACCGATCTCAAGACCATAGCCTTCGCCGGGCTGGGCCAGTGTGATCTGCGCGATGCCGCCCGCGCGCGACAGCACCGAGCCCGGTGCAAATGTGGTCTGCACGGTACCGACCGAACCGAAGCTCACGCCCTTGTCCAGCGTCAGCGTCACGAGCGACCAGTTGAAGCCGCTCAGGTTGGCCAGCACGGCATCGAACTTCAGCTCGGCGGGGTCCGTCGCCTCCACCGTGAAGACCAGCGTGGCAGGACGCTGGTTGGCCAGGTTGAGGTCCAGGCTCAGCTCGCCATCGGGCGAGTAGAAGCCGGCCAGGGCATTGCCCTGGAGCGACATGCCGGTCATCGTCACCGCATGTGCGGACAGGGTCGCCGACAGCAGGGCCGCCGACAGGAAAGCGTGCTTGATCATGTGAAAACTCCGTTGATCTGTGTGATTCACTGGTTGCCACGTGCCCAGGGGCCCGTGATGGCGAAGGTGATGCCCGGCGTCTGGATGTTGACGAACAGCACGCGGCCGCTCGGATCCCAGCAGGCCCCACAGAACTCGCTGCCCTGGTGGTCGCCCGCATTGACGGACTTGCCCGCGGCGGCAATCTGCGCGGCCGTGAGGTTCACCGTGTTCTTCGCAAAGTAGTAGGCGTCGCCCTGCGCTGTCAGCCCGAACATGCGGGAGCCGGAGCCGTAGCTGTCCGGGCTGTTGCCGCCGTCCTCGCACAGCAGGATGCCGCCCCGCGGGCTCACGGTGATGTTGTCGGGGTTGTTGCCCACCAGCTGGCCGCTGCTGACGTAGATGGCCTTCATCTTCATCGTGGCCAGATCCAGCTCCCAGACGGCACCGTCGCCGCGACCGGGGCGGTTGCTGCTGTCCACGCCCACGCTCGTGTCCGCGATGTACATCTTGCCGGCGTGGTACCAGATGCCCTCACCGCGGCTCATTTGCAGGCAGCCCGCATTCCAGGCCTGCGCGAACGTGCCGCTGCAGCCGGTGGCCGAGGTGATGCCCGGCGGCACCAGGGACAAGGCCGCGGTCGTCGTGATGTCGGCGTCCGGGTTGGCGATCGTGACCCACTCGAGTTCCACCTCGTCGCCCATCGACGCCACGATCAGGCTGGCATTCGGGCGCCCCTTCACGCGGGCCGCCTGCAGCTCACCGCCCTGCACCAGCGAGCCCACGCCACCTGGCGTCACATGGGGCACATAGCGGTACAGCGCGGACACGTTGCGCGCGTCCTCGGTCTCGTAGACGATGCCGGACTTCGGGTCGACCGCCACGGCCTCGTGGGCAAAGCGGCCCATGCCCACGATGGGCTGGCCCGTGGTCTGCAACGGATCGGCGGTCACCTCGAAGACATAGCCGTGCTTCTTGCCGGTGGTCGACACATTGTTCGTGTTGATCTCTTCGCAACTCAGCCACGTGCCCCACGGCGTCACGCCACCAGCGCAATTGACCAGCGTGCCGCCCAGGCTGGGCGCCATGCTGACCCAGTTGCCATCACGGAAGACGAGGTTCGTGGTGCCGCCCAGTGCGGTGGCGCCGGCAATCTGGCCGTCGTCGTAGACGCCGGGCGCCTGGATGCGGCTGGCGTAGTCGCCGGTGCCGCGCTCGTGGTTGCGCACCAGCACCATCTCGGTCGAGCGACCGACCTGGCGCGTGCGGACGACGGCCATGCCGTCGTGGTTGCTGGGGCAACGCTGGCCGTTGGCCATTAGATCGCCAGTCCAGCCGAAGGACTTGTACGAGAAGCCGGACGGCAGCATGAGCAGGGGCAGACCGGTGCTCAGGTCATTCACCGGCGCGAGCGCGCCATAGGGGCCGGTGACGAGGTTGCTGAACCGGGTCGCGGCATGCGCCTGGCGCATCTGCAGCCCTTGCAGGGTGGTGAACAGGCCGGCGGCCATCAGGGCACCAGAGCCTTGCAGCATCTGGCGGCGCTTCATGTCGTGGGGTTTCATGAGGGACCTTCTGGGGAGGATGTGGGGCGAGACAAACCCGCCGCGCGGCGGGATTCCCACATCCTCGAAGGCCTCGATGACAGGCACGTGGCACTCTGCACCTGCCCGACAGTCCCCCCCTCAGGCTGGGGGTGCCGTCTCCCGACGCCCGCTCCCCCTCACTGCAGGCTGGACTTCGGCACCACCGGCCAGGGCAAGGCCATCACCTCGATGCCTTCGTCCGCGAGCGCCTCACGCTCTTCCGCCGAAGCCTGGCCACGGATGCCCCGCTCCGGCGCCTCGCCGTGATGGATACGGCGGGCCTCCTCGGCGAACCGCTCGCCGACGTCCTCCGTGCGGGCCGTCACC
This is a stretch of genomic DNA from Aquabacterium olei. It encodes these proteins:
- a CDS encoding disulfide bond formation protein B yields the protein MALIALPSRPLLAGLGAACALSVGFALYAQHQWGMEPCPWCILQRILFVAVAVLSLVGAALPAGWPRRAPALGGVLLSASGMAAALWQHFVAARTNSCALTLADKIISGLGLDTRWPEVFEVRASCADAAVNLIGVPFEFWSLALFAIAGLVLLTVAVTPARRA
- a CDS encoding chorismate-binding protein, encoding MLDQDPAFPTALVDFPLPDGPGRARWRFDRPTQWLVAHDPSQVASLLDAAHALAQAGQWCVGWVAYEAAPGLNPHLPVKALPPGQPYAIWAVFDKAEAWDGSPLAAPEPPWSASEWAAELDEAAVLGRVETIRELIRAGEVYQINLTARLRSPFEGGSEGMWPYFRALQRSQPEGYTLMLDARAACRAPGAVLSVSPELFFDWDGETLVTRPMKGTAARQPEAQADARAADNLRSSDKERAENLMIVDLLRNDLSRVAEVGSVRVPSLFDLHALPTVWQMTSTVTARSRAGLRLSEAFAALFPCGSVTGAPKRQAMHHIARLERSARGVYCGAVGLMQPGGRVTFNVPIRTVCLHTPPPPAPWRAECGIGSGITLDATGPGEVLEWQAKRGFLYRAAQPFQLIESLRLEDGRLCRVDRHLARLAGSATHFGWPALTPAQRHDLDHALRQIALAHPTGVHKVRLLLGPDGRFSVEAAALSGPGTPGVEPASVRVALARTPMPPADDFIRHKTTRRQAYAGFVPPPGCFDTLLHNEAGLLTEFTIGNLALKLGGTWCTPPLEAGLLPGVMRAAALASGELQEHPLHRTDLLKAGDAALLNSVRGWVPVDLTDLQQQARLAGWAAPA
- a CDS encoding fasciclin domain-containing protein codes for the protein MRHALRSITVRLGLATLLAAAAVAPASASTSVLQRYLQCKHTTLTEFPGTIVDAAVATPELSTLVNLVQAANLVGPLSGKGPLTVFAPTNAAFGKVPPALLNLIGSDVGLLTSVLTYHVTPGTADPRRSLLSSQVTTLQGQSLFLVYDGNGASVNQSVAACKGVKTTNGTVWIIDSVLLPQFR
- the gloA gene encoding lactoylglutathione lyase, producing the protein MRLLHTMLRVGDLQRSIDFYTQALGMTLLRTTDRPEQQYTLAFLGYGRNPEHAEIELTYNYGVSQYELGTAYGHIAIGVDNAAAVCDAVRAKTATLGGAVTREAGPIKGGTTVIAFITDPDGYKVELIERPEAANELNA
- a CDS encoding methyl-accepting chemotaxis protein, whose translation is MSTMSPHAPVPWSRDRVQDATEVRTPRAHPVRGFFQYHGIWAPGVRLFRSLGFRAKALIISAAFLVPLVVLGASYQWSHHLDLRFVEAERAGVAYAGPLLTLVESTTTLRQQARAAARGESAAALEPARMAVRKALEALSAQHAAHGALLGVTSRWKPLTDALTRAEAMPLSDAEAIFEAFNLALQQQFAMLDAVVDQSNLALDPEIASYYMMDAVMIAAPDLAATAGRLRGRLVTAVKRGGAQPEAVAEMDRDAQTLLRRMAQIETSLRKSSEAQASAALPVEALREPVASLVALAVDRVAGKPLPPDVNGVNRAGNAAVQAGFRLFHAGLPALDGLLAERERDLQRGVWAVSVLTTVCVVLAAYLLYCFYRVTRGGMDEVRHHLVAMTRGDLTTSPRPWGKDEAAALMNTMADMQRAMRGLVSEVRAAAQVIVESSSEIAAGSLDLSTRTERTAANLEESASSMEQMAATVQQTAAHAMTAAEMASGNADVATRGGAEIERVVHTMSEIHQSSSRIGDIIGVIDGIAFQTNILALNAAVEAARAGEQGRGFAVVAGEVRALARRSATAAHEIKQLIQDSVTRVTSGATVVQGAGTTMADIVANAQRMNGLLSDIATASREQSAGVAQVGRAVQDLDRVTQENAALVEQTAAAARALKHQAEALAHAVGNFRLP
- the aroC gene encoding chorismate synthase, coding for MAGSTFGLLFTVTNFGESHGPAIGCVIDGCPPGMALSEADIQPDLDRRRPGTSRHVTQRNEPDAVEILSGVYEGRTTGAPIALLIRNTDQRSKDYGNILQTFRPGHADYTYWHKYGIRDPRGGGRSSARLTAPMVAAGAVAKKWLREQFGTEIRGCMTQLGELPIAFEDWAHVPNNPFFAANASQIEQLEAYMDELRKAGDSCGAKLIVEASGMPVGLGEPLFDKLDADIAYAMMGINAVKGVEIGAGFESVSQRGSVHGDELYAEGFGSNHAGGVLGGISTGQDLRVAIAIKPTSSIRTPRQSIDLAGQAATVETFGRHDPCVGIRATPIAEAMLALVLIDHALRHRAQCGDVRVDTPRIPAARY
- a CDS encoding CBS domain-containing protein, with protein sequence MKVSDILRVKGSTLFTVQPDQPLSEAASTMAERDIGSLVVMEHGDLVGMLTFREVIQGTVRNGGSFGTLLVRSVMDDHPLTCTPDTEIDEVRRMMLNRHARYMPVMTQKTLMGVISFYDVAKAVVDGQDFENRMLKAYIRDWPVEEEGAAERPALL